The genomic interval GACGGAACGCTCATGTTCTCCGAACGCACTTATGGGCCGGGCGGCCGTCCGCTCGAAACCCGCACCTACCGGGTGAAATGCCCGGCAGACTGAAGGGTGCTGATGGTTTATAGAAGCAACGGTGGACGCGCACAGGCGCGCCGCCCGTAAATTCCGGTAACGATCAGGTGCAGATCCGGGTATCGGTGAGGACCGTCTTACCTGGCAACCTGTAACGGAGCAAACCATGCGACTCTGCTTGCTGCGTCATGCCGAGGCGCATCCGGCCGCGCCCGGTCAGCCCGACGCCGAGCGGCTGCTCACGGAAGCCGGTCAGCAGGTAGCCCGTCAGATGGGGGAAGCGCTACGGCGTATTCGACTGGCACCGGGCGCCGTTTACACCAGTCCGTACCGCCGCGCCGTGCAGACGGCGCAGGCGGTGGCCGAAGCGCTGGGCGTGCCCGTCGTTGAAGACCGGCTGCTGGCTCCAGGGTGCGGTCCGGCCGAACTGGAAGCGCTCATTCAGGCCTACGCCCCTGGTGAAACCGTACTTGTCGTAGGCCATCAGCCCGACTTCGGCGAGCTGGTGCGCTGGCTGACCGGCGCCGCCATTCGATTGCCCGCCGGAGGCCTGGCCGTCGTCGAGACGCCGGCGCTCCGAGAACGAGCCGGGACGCTGCATGGCCTGTACGATCCGGCCTGGCTGGCGGCTGTTATGACCGGGCAAACCGGTTGACGGAGGTTTCGACGAACCTTGGCCGCCATTTCATGGGGTCTCCTTTCTGTCTTTATTTAGATAAAGTACTATTTAGTCGAAATTGATGCTGTCACCAACAACCAAACCTGCTACCTGCCATGAAAGCCAGCTCGCGTCGTGACTTTCTGAAAGGCCTGGGCGTGGCCGCCGCCGGTGGACTGATCACTTCCTCGGGCCTTTCGCTGGAAGCCGAAGGTCGTGGTCGTTCCGGCCGGATTGTTACGGGACCCATGGGGCGGCGTGTCGAGCGCGTGGCCGCCGATCCCGCCGACATTCCGCCGCCGATCCATCGGGACTGGCCCATCACGCACGACATCACGCTGCGCGTCGAGGAGGTCGTGGCCGAGATCGAACCGGGTGTGACCTTCAACTTCATGACCTATAACGGCCAGATCCCCGGCCCCATGATCCGCGTGCGGCAGGGTGACGTGGTCAACCTGACCATCGAGAATCCGTCGTCGAACCGCATGCCGCACAACGTGGACTTCCATGCCGTTTACGGTCCGG from Rhodothermus marinus carries:
- a CDS encoding SixA phosphatase family protein, producing the protein MRLCLLRHAEAHPAAPGQPDAERLLTEAGQQVARQMGEALRRIRLAPGAVYTSPYRRAVQTAQAVAEALGVPVVEDRLLAPGCGPAELEALIQAYAPGETVLVVGHQPDFGELVRWLTGAAIRLPAGGLAVVETPALRERAGTLHGLYDPAWLAAVMTGQTG